The Euzebya rosea genomic sequence TCACCCCCGTCTCCACCTCCGGCGTCAACTGGGCCGGTGTCAACTGGGCCGGTGTCAACTGGGCCGGTGTCAACTGGGCCGGCGTCAACTGGGCCGGCGTCAACTGGGCCGGCGTCAACTGGGCCGGCGTCAACTGGGCCGGCGTCAACTGGGCCGGCGTCAACTGGGCCGGCGTCAAC encodes the following:
- a CDS encoding pentapeptide repeat-containing protein, encoding MTTTTITPVSTSGVNWAGVNWAGVNWAGVNWAGVNWAGVNWAGVNWAGVNWAGVNWAGVNWAGVN